The nucleotide sequence GTTTATTGATGTTACCCACCATTGTCGTAAAAAAGATGGCAAATACGGAGCTACTTCTACTTGGCACACACAACCTAAACGACCGATTGTTATTGCTAGAACAAAAGAACAAAGAAGGTACACATATGCTCTTAATAGGATTGATTCCTAGACAGCTCGGAATAATTCAAAAAGACTTACCTGCATTTTCTAGGACACTCCTGGGCGTGTTTGGGCggttgatgatgatgatcaGGTCGCTGAGTACCAGGCCTACGTACTGCTTGGTCTCCTCACCTTTGAAGCCAAATACAAAATGAATGTTATGGTGTTACTCCCAAAAATATGTCTTCATACTCACCCAGTTTCAAGCAGATCTCGCCTATGGCCCAGATGACATTGTTGCACACCGGAATAAAATTTGGGTTCAGGTTCTGCACCAAGAAGGGAAAACACTCGGCCATAAAGGGATGCACATGGGGAAAACAGACCCTGGTCAGATCACCAAGCAGGGCAAATGCAGATTGACGCACCTTTAAATGTATAATTTCATTGTAATCTAAGCATAGTTAAGGTCGGTTTAAAGAAGACATACGTCCGGCTGAACGTCCTGCATGCATTGTAAGAGCAGATGCATGAGATTGCTGTTGGCCACCAGTGACTCGATGTGGAGATTCAAACCCTCTGCTAGGCCGGAAAGCAGGTCTAGGGCAACAACCATGCGGTCTTTATCGGGATGATCAGACGATTGGTTCTGTTTGCACAGCTTGAGAAGATTTAAGTTGATTTAACCTTGTAACATTAATCAACCCTTGTTTCTTACCATTTCCTGGTTGATGGTCTGCTCAATGAGGGAGATGCATCTCCGAAAGACCGGTTCGCAGTAGGCAAAAAAACCGAATTGCAAGGCAGTTGCGATGTTTGACAGGCAATCCAGCAACGGAAACAGGTCCTTGTCGTCGTCCTTAACCTGGTTCCACTTGTCGATAAGCGGCGGCATTAGGATGTTAATGTACTGCGGCTTGTTTAGATGGTGACCCACGGAATCTGCCAAGGTACCGACGGCGTCATACAGGATCAGCAGATTTTTGTGCTGGTACTTGGAGAAGGCCAAGACGAGCGTCTTAAGAATGTACTCCAAGTAGGGCACCAGATCCGTACAGGCCTCCTCCTCCAAAACGCACAGGGCAGAGCATGCGGCCTCCTGGACGCCCTTATTGGAATCTAAAATATGCCTCAGCACCTTCTTCAAAAGCGGCTTCAAGTACTGGTCGTGCGGCTGGTTGACCACCCAATTGGCGTACCGTGAGATCGTCCAAAACGCAATAGAGCGTATCAGCGCCTTCTTGTCGGACAGACAATATATCAGGTAGGGAACCAGCTCTGCCAAATGCCGAACCATGCCCTGCATACAGCCGCCGGCTATGGCTCCCAGGGCCAACACACCACTCTCCTTGACCACCCATTCTTGGTGGAAGAGTGTTTCCTTTAAAATGGGCAACACAACGGGCAAAAAATCCTCACGGAAAACTTTGGCTAGTGCGTCGAGAGCGGAAGCGCTGCACTTGCGCAGGTTCCATTCCAAAAGCGACTTATTGTCCTCCGGTTCGTCGTCCAATTCATCGTTTACAACATGTCTGCGAGACCTGTGGAAGCGCGGACTGATGTCCTCCTCTTGATCCGGTACCATACAATCCTCTTCTTCGTCGCACTTTAGAAGAATAATCTCGAGCTCAGAGTAACGCATGCTATGTACAAGAACTGGTGCTAACTGGGACAGAACAGGAGCAAGCAGCTCCTTGCAGTTGCTCTTCTCCGCTAGCGACAGCCAGAACTCAAAGGCCTGCAGGGCCACGGCCTCATCGGAGTCCTGGGTACGCAGCAACATGTACTGCAATTGGATAATGAAAACAAATCCCAATTCAGAGATAATCTAAACATTTCCTTAAGATTTTCTACCTCAATGATCTGCGACATGTGCGGCATAAGGCGGTCCATCCGCACCTCCAGCAGCATGACCAATCCATGGCAGACGTTCTTGCGCACCTCGTGATCCTCATCCGAGGATAAATGGAAAAGGTTCTCAATAAAGCTGTCTATGTCTTGCGTTAGAGTAAGTGATCTCTTGATGATGAACTGGTTGAAGCACACTATGGCGTGGCAGCGGATCTTGGGACTGCTGTGCCCGAAGTACTTGAGGAACTTGGGAATCATCATGTTAAGCGGCCAGTTGAGTCCTGGGGAGTCTAGGTTGCCCGCGGAGTCCTCGCAGATCAGCTGCAGCGCACTGAAGGCTCCCTCGCACACGTTGTAGTCCTGGGAGTCGAGCATGTCGCAGAGCAAGGGCAGAAGCTGCGGCCAGTTGTGCAGGCCTCCACAGCTGGCGATGGTGGTGATCAGGATGCTCACGGTGGCTCGGATCAGGGGCGAGGAGTCACCCACTGCCTGCAGACACTCGTCTTTGATGTACTCCACGATCGCTGGCTGCAGATTGCTGCCATGCGTAAGGATGTTGTTCTTGAGGATCAGGCCACTCATCGCGCGCGTGTGCTCATCTTCCGTTGTAAGTTTAGTCAGGACATAGACGAGATAGTTGTTGAAGTCCGGATAGTGATTGAACTCCTCCAGTTTCTGTGGGCAAAGCGAATGCGAATTGCGAAACAGTCAGTAGGGGATAACTTACCGTTCGTACTGCAATCTGCATGGATGTGTCCGGCAACTGCGAGTCCTTGAGGATCGGGAGGAGCTGCTGCAGACCCTCTTCCCGTGGCCCCCATGTCATTTTGTTGCTTCGACGAGAGTTGGCTGGGTTTCgtgtaaaattgtaaaattggGTTTATGTCGTTGCCAGTTGAAGCAAC is from Drosophila suzukii chromosome 3, CBGP_Dsuzu_IsoJpt1.0, whole genome shotgun sequence and encodes:
- the LOC108013624 gene encoding transportin-1-like, with the protein product MTWGPREEGLQQLLPILKDSQLPDTSMQIAVRTKLEEFNHYPDFNNYLVYVLTKLTTEDEHTRAMSGLILKNNILTHGSNLQPAIVEYIKDECLQAVGDSSPLIRATVSILITTIASCGGLHNWPQLLPLLCDMLDSQDYNVCEGAFSALQLICEDSAGNLDSPGLNWPLNMMIPKFLKYFGHSSPKIRCHAIVCFNQFIIKRSLTLTQDIDSFIENLFHLSSDEDHEVRKNVCHGLVMLLEVRMDRLMPHMSQIIEYMLLRTQDSDEAVALQAFEFWLSLAEKSNCKELLAPVLSQLAPVLVHSMRYSELEIILLKCDEEEDCMVPDQEEDISPRFHRSRRHVVNDELDDEPEDNKSLLEWNLRKCSASALDALAKVFREDFLPVVLPILKETLFHQEWVVKESGVLALGAIAGGCMQGMVRHLAELVPYLIYCLSDKKALIRSIAFWTISRYANWVVNQPHDQYLKPLLKKVLRHILDSNKGVQEAACSALCVLEEEACTDLVPYLEYILKTLVLAFSKYQHKNLLILYDAVGTLADSVGHHLNKPQYINILMPPLIDKWNQVKDDDKDLFPLLDCLSNIATALQFGFFAYCEPVFRRCISLIEQTINQEMLCKQNQSSDHPDKDRMVVALDLLSGLAEGLNLHIESLVANSNLMHLLLQCMQDVQPDVRQSAFALLGDLTRVCFPHVHPFMAECFPFLVQNLNPNFIPVCNNVIWAIGEICLKLGEETKQYVGLVLSDLIIIINRPNTPRSVLENAAITIGRLGCVCQVEVAPYLPSFLRQWCTTLRRIKDNQEKYSAFIGICHMISVDVSAAVPDFIFFCDAIASWVNPPQDLRLAIQRVLHGFKIHVCEQNWSRYVDQFPKALVERLITLYNI